TGCTGCTCGACGAGCCGCTGTCGAACCTCGACAAGCGCCTCAGCGAGGACATGCAGATCGAGCTCCGGGAGATCCACGAGGACGTCGAGACGACGTTCGTCCACGTCACCCACGACCAGGACGAGGCGTTCACGCTGGCCGACCGGATCGGCATCATGGCCGACGGCGAACTCGTCCAGATCGGCGACCCCCATGAGGTCTACGAGAACCCCAAAAACCGGTTCGTCGAGGGGTTCCTGGGCGACACGAACTTCGTCTCGGGTGAAGTCACCGAAACGACCGCCAACGGCGTACGCGTCGCGACCGAACTCGAGGAGGCGCTCGAAATTTCGACTGACGAGACGCTCGACGAGGGCGAACAGGTGACGCTGTCGCTGCGCCCCGAAGTGCTCTCGATCGAACCGGCCCCCGATGCGACGCCGGTCGCGAACGAGGCGCAGCCGATCGCCGACGGCGGGTCGCAAACGGCGACCGTCGGCACGATCGAGAACGTCATCTACCGCGGCTCGACGGTCCGCTACGCCGTCGACGTCGACGGGAGTTCGCTGTTCGTCGAGCGAAGCGTCGCCGACGCGGGGTCGTTCGACGCCGGCGACGAGATCCGCATCGAGTGGGACGAAACCGACGTGCTCGCGTTCCGCGAGGACGGGAGCCG
The DNA window shown above is from Halopiger xanaduensis SH-6 and carries:
- a CDS encoding ABC transporter ATP-binding protein, with the translated sequence MATIELNSLEKRYGDTLAVEDVSATIADGELLCLLGPSGSGKSTTLRMIAGLESPTDGGIHVGDEDVTDQPAYERNTATVFQDWALFPHKTVLENVAFGLKMHGVPKEERRERAQKMLERVEMGDYGDQDPTNLSGGQKQRVALARSLAVEPDVLLLDEPLSNLDKRLSEDMQIELREIHEDVETTFVHVTHDQDEAFTLADRIGIMADGELVQIGDPHEVYENPKNRFVEGFLGDTNFVSGEVTETTANGVRVATELEEALEISTDETLDEGEQVTLSLRPEVLSIEPAPDATPVANEAQPIADGGSQTATVGTIENVIYRGSTVRYAVDVDGSSLFVERSVADAGSFDAGDEIRIEWDETDVLAFREDGSRIEHRG